From Ostrinia nubilalis chromosome 9, ilOstNubi1.1, whole genome shotgun sequence, one genomic window encodes:
- the LOC135074545 gene encoding transducin beta-like protein 3 yields the protein MGSLLKEEYEKTAEYTAFYTGGEIEWTTDGAHLLCLCDDVIKIIDVNTLSVVLVIGNVEENVESDQIYTFKMSHSNDTIITAHKSGLMKLWDKCTGSQLKMWRSSHKGPVARIAFDCTDENVASGGSDGNIRLWNLAHNTCTSSLRGAMGVFSVLKYHPDHSKQLIFGAADDTKIRSWDCKSGKELVTYAGHFSKITSINFTNDGEYMVSSGRDRVLILWKLSESKAVKVIPVYESIEACVILPLSFKIPNFKKKLETEGIYVACVGEKGIIKVWNMQMSRLMYEQSNSLVSPASEEGGLAATHLLFNDARNMLSVVTADHNIIIHDLESFACMKQMVGFTDEVLDIIFVGKSETHIVVATNSKDLKYYELESMNCEIIKGHTDIVLSLACFPTRPELFISSAKDNSVRIWLQMENKSIQCIGVGARHTASVGSVFTSQSSAEFFASVSQDNCLKVWSVPKETDNLNQKIKSTHTEIAHQMDINCVTVSPNDKMIATGSQDKTTKLWTENLTLLGVLKGHRRGVWCVRFSPVDQVILTSSADCSLKLWSIQYLSCLKTFEGHESSVLKIEFLTRGQQILSCGADGLLKLWNIKTSECKMSLDNHDGKVWSLALNKNESLVITGGSDSKLVTLKDVTAERREKTAKEREQLVIQEQELLNLLHDKKMVKALKLALRMERPLNVLKIVNEVLKQGNDKLFETLKEINNTQKETLLKFAAEWNTNNKNCHAAQLVFNILAPEIIAGNLKVPSLASFIEGSLPYTERHFERLTSLLQDLNFISYTVNCMQPHSIKNN from the exons ATGGGAAGCTTATTAAAGGAAGA GTATGAGAAAACTGCCGAGTATACAGCCTTCTACACAGGAGGAGAAATAGAGTGGACTACCGATGGCGCGCACCTACTTTGCCTGTGTGATGATGTTATCAAAATTATCGATGTCAATACCCTGTCTGTGGTACTTGTAATAGGAAATGTCGAAGAAAATGTTGAGAGTGATCAAATATACACATTCAAAATGTCACATAGTAACGATACAATTATCACAGCACATAAGAGCGGTTTAATGAAGTTATGGGATAAATGTACTGGAAGTCAACTGAAAATGTGGAGATCTAGTCATAAGGGTCCTGTTGCTCGAATCGCATTTGACTGTACGGATGAAAATGTTGCATCAGGTGGTTCTGATGGCAATATAAGACTCTGGAATCTTGCCCATAATACTTGCACAAGCAGTTTAAGAGGAGCAATGGGGGTGTTTTCTGTCCTGAAATATCATCCGGACCATTCAAAACAACTTATTTTCGGAGCAGCTGATGATACCAAAATAAGATCTTGGGATTGCAAATCAGGTAAAGAACTTGTAACATATGCAGGTCATTTTAGTAAAATTACTTCCATAAATTTTACTAACGATGGAGAATATATGGTTAGTTCAGGAAGAGATCGAGTATTAATCCTTTGGAAGCTCAGTGAAAGTAAAGCTGTCAAAGTTATCCCAGTCTATGAGAGCATCGAGGCCTGTGTGATTTTGCCTCTCTCATTCAAAATACCTAACTTCAAGAAAAAGTTGGAAACTGAAGGAATTTATGTGGCTTGTGTGGGAGAAAAGGGAATAATTAAAGTTTGGAATATGCAAATGAGTCGTCTGATGTATGAGCAGTCCAACAGCCTTGTGTCCCCGGCCTCAGAGGAGGGTGGGCTAGCTGCTACCCATCTCCTATTTAATGACGCCCGCAATATGCTTTCAGTTGTAACTGCTGATCATAACATCATTATTCATGATTTAGAGTCATTTGCTTGCATGAAACAAATGGTTGGATTTACTGATGAAGTCTTAGACATCATATTTGTGGGAAAATCTGAAACACACATAGTAGTTGCTACAAACAGTAAGGATTTGAAGTATTATGAGTTGGAAAGTATGAACTGTGAAATAATAAAAGGCCATACAGACATAGTTTTGTCATTGGCATGTTTTCCAACCAGACCAGAATTATTCATTTCTTCAGCCAAAGATAATAGTGTAAGAATTTGGCTACAAATGGAAAACAAAAGCATACAATGCATTGGTGTTGGAGCAAGACATACAGCTTCTGTTGGATCTGTTTTTACTTCCCAGTCATCTGCAGAATTCTTTGCTTCTGTCAGTCAAGACAATTGTTTAAAAGTTTGGTCAGTTCCTAAAGAAACtgataatttaaatcaaaaaattaaatcaactcATACAGAAATAGCCCACCAAATGGATATTAATTGTGTCACAGTTTCACCCAATGACAAAATGATAGCAACAGGTTCTCaagataaaacaacaaaattatggACAGAAAATTTGACATTACTTGGAGTATTAAAGGGACACAGGCGGGGAGTGTGGTGTGTTCGGTTTTCACCTGTTGATCAGGTTATTTTAACTTCCTCAGCAGATTGCTCACTCAAACTGTGGTCTATACAATACTTAAGTTGTTTGAAAACTTTTGAAGGTCATGAGAGCTCAGTTTTGAAGATTGAATTTCTCACCAGAGGTCAGCAAATTCTGTCATGTGGTGCAGATGGTCTCTTAAAGCTTTGGAATATTAAAACATCAGAATGTAAAATGTCTTTGGATAATCATGATGGAAAAGTATGGTCTTTGGCTCTTAATAAAAATGAGTCCCTTGTGATCACTGGAGGGTCTGATTCCAAACTAGTCACTCTAAAAGATGTAACAGCAGAACGTCGCGAAAAAACAGCTAAAGAGAGAGAACAACTAGTTATACAAGAGCAAGAGCTTTTGAATCTATTGCATGACAAAAAAATGGTAAAGGCTTTGAAGCTCGCATTGCGAATGGAAAGACCTCTGAATGTCTTAAAAATTGTTAATGAAGTACTGAAACAGGGGAATGATAAACTTTTTGAAACACTTAAGGAAATTAATAACACTCAAAAAGAAACTTTACTTAAGTTTGCTGCTGAATGGaacactaataataaaaattgtcaTGCAGCTCAACTTGTATTCAATATATTAGCACCAGAAATAATTGCTGGTAATCTTAAAGTGCCTTCACTTGCGAGTTTTATTGAAGGCTCATTGCCATATACAGAACGCCACTTTGAGCGACTTACTAGTTTATTACAAGATTTGAATTTCATTTCTTATACAGTGAACTGTATGCAACcacattcaataaaaaataattaa